In the genome of Fusarium poae strain DAOMC 252244 chromosome 1, whole genome shotgun sequence, the window GTCCGTCTGGCTTCTTTCTGCCTTGAAAGATAATGCCGCCTTTGGTGGGGCATTAGGGAATTCATCCGGCGGGTGGTGGGCATAGTCCCAGGATCTTGTCACTCTTGTTGTGTCTACAGAATTCATTTCTCTGGGCATGTATTTTGTACTGGCAAGATATGGAGAATTCTCATGGTTAAATAGAATTTGATTGCTTATCGTTGGCGTTGAGCTGGATAAAGTGTTGTGAACAGGGCGGCTCAACTAAGATTTACAGTAGCGCCATCATGGTCAACAGCCGGATTAAGCTATGGATGTTTATTACAGCAGACAAACAATTGATCAAGTTGGCCGAGGATCCGcgagtaataatattaataataactcaTTGCTCGTCCGAGGAACCAATCTTGTCCAGGGTATATCACCCCGCAAAACCAAGCCACGCACCAAGACTGACCCCAGTTCaacatgtatgtatgtaagaGGTGATGAAGCAAGTgacaagaagcagaaaaaaagaagggtACATCCCCTCGCAAGtcagtaggtaggtaggtacctactataTTGTTTCATGACGATGCAGGTCCCCCTTCCTTGTCTCAGAGCTGGCTGCGAATGACCTCTTTACTCATTCGTGCGTTTATTTGAGCTGCAGTGCCGCGACTAGAAGCAAAGATTGACAGCTTTGATGCTTGTCAAGTCAGTTTTACTCGCGCGGATACTTTTATAGTTGATGCATATACATACATGAGTTGCCTGAATACAtgcctaggttagtaggtactgaTACACTGAAGTTGAATCAAATGATCATTGCAATCTTCCAGTGACGTGGTAAATTGCCCCGGCTCGGCGTAATTCTGGATTCCTTATCCTAGGTAGTTAGTCCATGAAACTCTTGACGTTGTGGATTTTATGCGGATGAATACAAACAAATGTTGGTTCTTCAAGTCATGATGGATAAGAAAATGAGCCTCTCTGAGGGTCCTTCCCGTCGGTAAAAGACAGCAATTTAGCCTAAAGACTTGTGCCCCACGCCTTCCTCGCCTTGGCCAAAGTTAGTCGCCCATTAGCCTGTCCCTCGTTCCACAGAAACGGGTAAAATCTCATGGAgaaaagctccaccaaaaagATTACATACTCTGCAAACACACCCTGGCCCCTGGTCCATCAAGTTGGGTCCCATGatgaagaaaggaaaaaagaagaactgacATGACATGGTCGATATGAAATCGTCTCGATGGCGTCTAATTCATTGTTGATCGACGAGTGTCCATCATCCAGCTTCGATTTTAATGCGACAAAGAAGACGCATCCAAGACTATTCAGTATTCTTAGTACCATGATTAACTCACCACCAATACACTCATTCGATCTAATCATGACAACGAAACTTTCAACTTTCAAAGAACCTTTCAAGCTGTCACACAGTCATCCTAACGACCATGGCACCAAGAGACCGAAATAGACCACCATGGACGTCAAAGACATCACCAGGTTGCCAGACAAAGAACCTCAAAAAGCACCACCACGAATCGCCTCCCCTCTTTGTCCTAGACGGTCCAAATCCAGATCGATCCTCTCACAATGCCGCCATCGAACACTACCCTAGAAGACAATATTCTCCTATTTTCCCAGTATGACTTATGTGAGGACTCGCGAGTTGAGCAAGGCCTAGACAGTTGTGTCTTGCGTCTTTGTTCTGCCTGACAAGCTTATTACCGTCCAACCGTCCACCTCCAATATCGCATGTTCCCTCTAGATCTCTATTTTCGACAACAATAACTCGACACAAATCGCCTAACATGAAAGGTCGTGATATTCAAATCCATGCTGTACAGCAGCCCGAGTCGGCAACAATACCAGTGTCCCAAGCCCAGAGGAACCAATGGGTCCGTCTTCATGAGCGAAACATGTTCGCTGTCAAGTCAGCTCTTCTCCGCGGAGATACCAGCGTTACCCTTTTTAATTGCAAGCGCCTTTCCAGCAGATCGTGGAACTTTTTTGCACTTGCCAATCAAGAAATCGACGAACTCCAAATCGAAGCTTATCCGCTTGTTCCCAGGCCCGTCCGTGACCCGGATCCAAACGGCGACCTAACATCAGATGCTCGAAAAGACATTGAGTCAAGAATTTGGTACGGTCTAAAGTTCAAATTCGTCAAAGTACTTGCCAAGGGAGGGCAAGGATATGTTTCATTGTGGGATATCGGCTTTGACGATGGCTCGACCAGGAAAGTGGTCATCAAGAAGGCTCTGGGGCCCTCATTCGAACCCGAAAAGGAAGTTGAATTCCACCTGCGATACAACCATGCGGAACACACAACTCAGGTTGTCAATCTACGCCAGGAAGCTCTAGCCATACAGGAAGAGATGTTGAAAAAGGACCCATCGTGCCGCCCACGGTTCAGAAGAGGAGATATCTGGGATGCCGAACGCATGGGATGCGCTGTCTTTGAGTATGCTCCCTATCGCGACGTATGGAAGTACATGCAGGCCATTGTTCCGGGGAAAAAGGAGTTCCCGAATCAAGTTCTTTGGGGGATAATGGAGTGTTGTAAGCTGTCTTGTCGAATTCATCGTCTCCTCCTGGCTGACTTGTATGTTTAGATGCCCTGGGACTTGCCACTGTTTCATATACACCGACTTTTGAAACGGGTAGTACGTTTGAACAGGAGTACAGAAGAGCCCAAGAACTGGATAAGGTGGAGGATCTTTTGGACCATGCCGAGACTGCATGGTATTCGACCCATGATATCCATCTGGATCTGGAAGCACTAAACGGTAAGTATTCCAATCCATTTCTCTGGTTTTATTCTAACTTTCACGAACTCAGTACTCATGGGTGAAGATCCGTCTCATGAATACCAGCCTGTTTTCAAGGTAACCCTGCTTGACTCCTGTTATTGACGCCAATATACTGACTAGGACTCAGTTGCATGATTTGGGGGCGTTTAGTGAGTGTATGCGCGCTCAATGGAGAACAACAAACGAAGCCAAGATTTGGGACCTACGGCATTATCCTAAGGACCACGCTGTGACGCCGGTATGTGCATTACATCTTGGGGTTCCCGGCATTACTAACAGGGCATCGCTAGGAACAAATAAGCAAAGAATGGGACGACCTTCCTATCCGATTGCCGCCAAAAGATGCTCGGAGACAATTTTGTGGTGATAATTTTGAGAAGGGGACCAAGTGTGCTGGGCGCTTTGGAACATGGACCAATGTCTTTCTCATTGCCAGAGTGGTGAGTTTTAATCTCTTCTCTTCGAAGTACCACATTTATCTAAATGCTTGCAGATGGAGTCCATGATTACCCGGCAGATTATGAGGTATCCCTTCAGGCCTGCACCTCATAAGAAGGCTGATGGTTCGGAGGGACCACAAACATATGGCTGGACGTTGCAGGAACAACAGTATGCTTGGGTCGACCCAGAGCTACGCGATCTCATCTGCATGTGTCTCTACGAGAACCCTGGCGATAGACCCAGCCCACTGGCTATACTGAGAGCCATCAATAAATGGAAGGACTCGGGGCACCATGATCCCACGGAGCTTGTTGAATGGTGGAAAGACGTTCGAGGTCCTCGGCCGGTAGCGCATCACGAGCCAAAGGCACCAAACGCAAACTTCAATGCCACTCAACAGGGCGTGATAGATCAGATGGGAGTTCTAGCATTGTATTCTGTCGGGCAGCCACGTCCAAGGAATCAACCTCCTGCTGTCATTCAGCCCGCTCAACCTGCTGTTGGGTGGAGGGCTCCGAACCAGCTCCAACTTCAAGGTCCTGTGCAAAGAACCCAAGGAGGCGCCAACCCTCGGCAGGTACCTCCCACGCGGCCGCAACAACCAGAGCGCCCGGCTAACCCTCACGTTCCTGCGAAGGTTGCTACGACACGCAACAAAAACAAGAGACCAGTAAATATCCAGGTACAATCAAAGAAACGTCCCTCAGCTGCCATTGAGTCAGGCGAAGCCATGGATATTGAGCGCGAGGAGGCGGCTTACCGATTTAGTGTCGATCCTGGCAACTTCGCTGTACCGATTGTCCCTTCTGCACAAGTTCAAAACAATGCCCAGCCTGGAGGCCCTTCTGGCAAGTCTATAATGAGCATCAGGCGCGCTACTCAGCACCCTGCCAGGCGTATCAGGTTCGAGGATCCTCTGAAACCCTCCAAAAAGTTCAAAGTTCACAAGAACCTCCTCTCACCAAAGATTCAAAAGATGGTTCGCAGACCAGGTGCAAAGAAGTCCGAGGCTCTTTATGCACTTGTCCGAGGGGTTACTTCGCATATGCCTGCGACTATTCAAAACCTCATGTCCCGAGTAACAGAGGTCGAGGCACGGCTCGACATTGGTGCTGTTCCTATTTATGCTTATCTGAAGTGAGGGCAAGTTTTAGAGGTCTATGGTTTATCAAAACCGGTTGTTATGCTTGGTTTATAGTTGTATTTTGAAGGATGGTGCAAAGTGTGTTTCCACGGGAGTTGTAGTTTTTGTTCATTTGTGTTGCCGTTGAATAGTGTTTTTTTGCTACATGTTATTGATATTTTAAGcaatatattatagaaagTTTTGTTCCTGGGTATCACTGActcctctccttctcctgTTTTCCTTGCCCTGAATACAGTTACATTCCAATTTCCACGCATAAATAATTAGTTAGCATAGCGACACTCACAGGTGCCGTTACTGGATTTTATATCACCCACGATACCTCCCTGGCTATCCACACACTCGGGCGATCCACCTCTGAACATCTTACGCTGAACAATCTCGACATTGCCTGGCCATTCGGCAAAATTGTCACCATCAGACCCATCAACATCGTCACTATTTCTTTGCGTCCAAAGTGTAGCTTCAAAGAGCGTGTCGTCGAACGTACACTTGGCAGCAACGTTACTCGACGAGAGCATGTCGTCTGGGACGACTGTCTTGGTCATTGAGAAGGAGAACTGTAATCGTTCTTGCGATGTGTTCTCGTCTAGACGCTTGAGAGTCAGGTTTGAGAAAGACGGGGCAAAGGGGTTCGCGGTGGAAGAGATGTTGTACGAGCTATCGTCGTCGTTGGACGTGATTATCCAAAAGAATGTCGCCGAAGAACCTTGGGTATAAGGATAGCAACGCCATGTTGATGGGTTGGAGGTACAATCTGTAGATGTGGTTTGGAGATCTGCTCTGAAGGCATAAGATCCAGCTGGGAATTTAGCTGTTGGTTCTGGAGTTGAGGATTGCTGTGGTATAtccttgctgctgttgtccGTGTGTCAGTCTCCATCCATCTCATACATCTCGACTATAACTTACGCATTATCCAAACCTATCGATAATCCAACACCCAAAGCAATCGCAACAATGGCAGCACCCACCATGAAAATGGCCAACAAGCAACATCCCCTCCTCTTATCCACGCCGCAAAACCTCCGCTCCCTAAAACTGCCACTGTCTGTCATGTCGGGCTCTATGAACTTGCCCTTGGTCTCGTGGTAGCCATAGCTATAGCTCGGCGGAGAGTAATGCGCCGGGGGTGGAGCGCGGTAGGATCTTGCCGGTGGGAGATAGGCTGGCGGcgggattccatgattgCGAATAGCGCGACGGGGAGATTTCCTGGGGATGCGTAGGGGAGCTGGAGGAGTGGCAGGGCTGGGAGGTGAGGGTGTAGAAGCGATTTCATTTTCGTCAATGGAGGGAAGATGGGGACGGGAGATGGAGGTGAAAGATGATGCTCTGTGGGTGTGACCTCTGATCATCTTGGGAAGATTCACTTATGTGATAGTAATTCTGAATAGGTGGTTCGGTCAAGTGTCGTTGCCGTCAAGTCGATGATGCTGATAGAGATCTTGACTAACTCAATAGTAGACCATAGACAAAGATCAATCAAAGGAAGAAGACAGTATAATCGAGAGATAAAAGACTCAATAGTCAGGCTGTGAGTATGCGTCCTCGGACCGGGATAGAGGCAACCTTGATATATTCAGCTCAGCCTGGTGCAACAATCTTGCAGTTCAGGCGTATATTCTGTCGATGGTGGGAATACGATGCATTTAGTTGTCTCTCAATCAAGAGGAAATTCGTCCAGTTTTCAATTcgtaaaaataaaagataacTAACAAACAGACATAATCAATGATGTTATCGCTTTAAATcatccctcctcctccttcggAACAAACTATCGATTTCAGCTTTTGATCTGCCCTTTACCCTGTATTTTTTTTCGCCTCCCCCCCCTCCGACCGTTATAACTACTAGATAAAAGGCAACTAAAAAGCCGTTCAGAAATGCAATTAACAATTCAAGACCCGCCCGCGCGGGATCATGGTTATCCGAAGGGGGGGCGTTGTTTTACTTTAGCCTCCCGCTAACAGTGACCTCGTGATTGGGGATGTGCCTGAAAATGTGGCGTTGAGCTGCGAAGCTTGGCTTGCGAAATATTGGTTGGGCCAAGGGAAAGAGGTAAAGCTTGAGGGGGATCTGCATATTGGATCTGGAATTCCTTTGTAGTCAGGGTCGGTCGATATTGTGACTTTAGAATGTTATGTATATGCAACTATCGTCTTATTGAACCCTTGGATTCTATCCCTCTCTTTACTTTACCCTTCTACCAATATTCCTCTCTTACTGTGATAGATCGTCTGTGTAGATCCCTGATGCTCTCAAGTATACAACAACTGTTACTGGTTTACTCCATGCTGAACAAAACTCTCATCAGCTGCAGTTTGGGTATTTCTCTTCCACGTCACACCGTATCAACCACCCTTCATCTACTCCTGCACCTCTGCTGCCTTCTCAGCATATGTAGGAGCCTCCAAAACCTCACCCTTGTCAGTCCAAACCGCCGATAACTCTGTCTCAATCTCGTCTCGGCGTTTCTTCCACTCTTCGACTTGCGCCAGTCGCTCGCGTAGTTCCTGCAACTCTTTCTCGACCTGCATCTTCTCACGCTCGGTGCCAATTCGCTCAAATTCCCATTCATCTCCTCGGTCACCCATACCAAGGACCAAGTTATATTCGTGGTACTTCTTGAGAGATGCTCGAGTTGAGATAGTAATAAGTGCTGTGTGTATTAGTTGAATGTTATCATAACCATAAACAGAGCTGAGACTTACTGATGCCCCTCTCCTTGCACGTCTCGTACAGCAATCCCTCGACATCACTCGACACGGCGCTTGTACCTTCATCCACGATAGCATACTGAGGCTCGTGGTAGAGTAGGCGAGCGAAGCCCATGCGCTGCTTCTCGCCTCCACTAAGAATATCCTTCCACTCTTTTCGGGTATCCCATCCACCCTCTCGGTCAGGTAGGTACCCCAGTCGCGCAGCTTCAAGAACTTTAATAAGATCATCTTCGGATTTGCGCTTCTCCTTCATATCAACATGGCCATCAGGGTAGATGACTTGGTCACGTAGGGTTCCTGGGCTCAAGTACGGTCGCTGAGGAAGGAACATGACGCCATCTTGGCCGATATCCTTCGGGCGACTGACCAATCCTCGGTAGACCGGCCACAAGCCAGCGAGGATTCTTGAAATTGCGGTTTTACCCACTCCATTTGGTCCAGAAATCTGGATGCTGTCAGAACACATACGGGTCGCGATGCAGATAGACTTACAAGTAGATGTTCACCCCTTCGCACAATGATAGATAATGACTCAAGCAACTCCTCTCCTCCCTGTGGCCACAGACCAGGTGCGACAACTGGCACATGCTCGAATCGAACGCCGTCAAATCCCTTCTGAATAGTTCCTGAAACATCGGACAGAGAATATAGTTCGCTCTGTCCAGCTCGAACCTGGTAAGCATCGGCGTTTACCCGGTGTAGGGTCGAGATGAGGGTGTAGACGCGGCTGGTATATCCTGCCAGTTCTGACAAATCTTTGATCGAGTACATCATACGGCCACCTGCATCTGCGAGTGAAAGCATAAGTCTCTTGTTTGTGATAAACTCCTTCATGCGGTTACGTTCTCGTCCTCCCCGTACAGCATTCTCAATCATCTCAGCCCGGCCTCCGACACCACCCCACGCCGGCAGGAAGACAGGTAGCGATGCCAGCAAGTAGCCATAAGCACTCCAACTGTATTTGAGGATGAAATCTTCCAGAATATTGTAACGGATCTTGAGCATGTAAATGCCTTCCATCCAAGTCTTTAGCGACTTAAACTCGCGGTTCAAAAAGGTCTTTTCAGTCTCAGCGCCACCATAAAATGCGACTTCCTCAGCGTTGGCAATCAGACGGGCATGCAAACTTCGGAAATCACCCTCTTTTCGACCCTCGACAGCCTTTAGTTTTCCAAACGGTGGTGAAAGCCGTCGCAGAATGCTAGCAGTCAGGAAATAATTGCTCATAAGACCAGTGATGGCGAGAGGACCCAAGGACCTGTAAAGCTGGTAGTTGAATACACACAAGTCGACAAAAGGTTTGCCGAGTGATGAATAGATGTTGGCTGCCGCAGCACAGAATAGCGTCAGATCTTGGGTGATAAACTGGTCGGCACTTTGACCGACACCTCCATCCAGATTGGAAAGCTTGTAATAGTTAAGATTGTCGTTGAGGTAGAGGTCATGGATATATCGCGTCAGTCGCGTCCGGAAGGCGATGGAGACCTTTGATTCAAGGAACTTGATCGTGGCGTTTGTGTATGAGGCAAAGCCTCCAATTCCGCACCACTAGGATGTGTAAGTCTCTAATACTCATATGTTGTTATAAGTCGATCACTTACCTTGAGTATGCCCCATAAGAACGCTCTCCCGTTGCCAGCAACTAAATCGCGTACAATCTCACCATCTAGGCGAGCAACAACCAATGAAAGGTATGTTCTCAGCATCAGGAATGCACCGTGACTAACCAGTAAGCCGGCTTCTTTGCTGGACCACCGTGGGATCATGATGCTCATCAAGCTCAGGAACTGATTCAGAAAAGCAATATTAAGACCGGGCTTTGTTTGCGCTGCCGGTACAGTGCC includes:
- a CDS encoding hypothetical protein (TransMembrane:1 (i120-146o)), giving the protein MIRGHTHRASSFTSISRPHLPSIDENEIASTPSPPSPATPPAPLRIPRKSPRRAIRNHGIPPPAYLPPARSYRAPPPAHYSPPSYSYGYHETKGKFIEPDMTDSGSFRERRFCGVDKRRGCCLLAIFMVGAAIVAIALGVGLSIGLDNASKDIPQQSSTPEPTAKFPAGSYAFRADLQTTSTDCTSNPSTWRCYPYTQGSSATFFWIITSNDDDSSYNISSTANPFAPSFSNLTLKRLDENTSQERLQFSFSMTKTVVPDDMLSSSNVAAKCTFDDTLFEATLWTQRNSDDVDGSDGDNFAEWPGNVEIVQRKMFRGGSPECVDSQGGIVGDIKSSNGTWQGKQEKERSQ
- a CDS encoding hypothetical protein (TransMembrane:1 (i40-61o)~BUSCO:5944at5125); translated protein: MAGQSTLRHTAAEEQLAAFLDKWTGKIKTRLRGTTRTTRLLATLALAISIILGGVGGRRWWKNRRHEREQGRKLVRTNSWLHNKDGSRTIYVPYKDSTSKVVINTTKPLTFDAHRRLFLNPPRVSGLREGTVPAAQTKPGLNIAFLNQFLSLMSIMIPRWSSKEAGLLVSHGAFLMLRTYLSLVVARLDGEIVRDLVAGNGRAFLWGILKWCGIGGFASYTNATIKFLESKVSIAFRTRLTRYIHDLYLNDNLNYYKLSNLDGGVGQSADQFITQDLTLFCAAAANIYSSLGKPFVDLCVFNYQLYRSLGPLAITGLMSNYFLTASILRRLSPPFGKLKAVEGRKEGDFRSLHARLIANAEEVAFYGGAETEKTFLNREFKSLKTWMEGIYMLKIRYNILEDFILKYSWSAYGYLLASLPVFLPAWGGVGGRAEMIENAVRGGRERNRMKEFITNKRLMLSLADAGGRMMYSIKDLSELAGYTSRVYTLISTLHRVNADAYQVRAGQSELYSLSDVSGTIQKGFDGVRFEHVPVVAPGLWPQGGEELLESLSIIVRRGEHLLISGPNGVGKTAISRILAGLWPVYRGLVSRPKDIGQDGVMFLPQRPYLSPGTLRDQVIYPDGHVDMKEKRKSEDDLIKVLEAARLGYLPDREGGWDTRKEWKDILSGGEKQRMGFARLLYHEPQYAIVDEGTSAVSSDVEGLLYETCKERGITLITISTRASLKKYHEYNLVLGMGDRGDEWEFERIGTEREKMQVEKELQELRERLAQVEEWKKRRDEIETELSAVWTDKGEVLEAPTYAEKAAEVQE